A DNA window from Zonotrichia albicollis isolate bZonAlb1 chromosome 2, bZonAlb1.hap1, whole genome shotgun sequence contains the following coding sequences:
- the PRSS23 gene encoding serine protease 23: MAALSTLILLLCAAKDVMPSSPHWKPTWPSYRVPVILPQSTLNLDRPQFDAEARLEVVSPCGPACHKSSPLPTYEEMKNYLSYETLYANGSLTETEVGIYILSNGGDGSRGRARTKRQIYGYDSRFSIFGKDFLLNYPFSTSVKLSTGCTGTLVAEKHVLTAAHCIHDGKSYVKGAQKLRVGFLKPKQKDGGKGSNITNSAMPEKMKFQWIRVKRTHVPKGWIKGNANDIGMDYDYALLELKKPHKRKFMKIGVSPPARHLPGGRIHFSGYDNDRPGNLVYRFCDVKDETYDLLYQQCDAQPGASGSGVYVRMWKRQNHKWERKIIGIFSGHQWVDMNGTPQDFNVAVRITPLKYAQICYWIKGNYLDCREG; encoded by the coding sequence ATGGCAGCCTTGTCCACTTTAATCCTCCTTTTGTGTGCTGCTAAAGATGTGATGCCTTCCAGTCCTCACTGGAAGCCAACTTGGCCATCTTACAGAGTTCCCGTTATCCTGCCGCAGTCTACCCTGAACTTGGACAGGCCCCAGTTTGATGCTGAAGCCAGACTGGAAGTGGTATCTCCATGTGGCCCAGCATGCCACAAAAGCTCTCCGCTGCCGACGTACGAAGAGATGAAGAACTACCTGTCGTACGAAACCTTGTACGCCAACGGCAGCCTCACGGAAACCGAGGTGGGCATCTACATCCTGAGCAACGGCGGCGACGGCTCCCGAGGCAGAGCTCGAACTAAGAGGCAGATCTATGGCTACGACAGCAGGTTTAGCATTTTTGGGAAAGACTTCTTGTTGAATTACCCATTCTCCACGTCGGTGAAGCTCTCTACGGGTTGCACGGGGACGCTGGTGGCCGAAAAGCACGTTCTTACTGCTGCTCATTGTATCCATGACGGAAAGAGTTACGTCAAGGGAGCTCAGAAACTGCGGGTGGGGTTCCTAAAGCCCAAACAGAAAGATGGCGGCAAGGGGTCCAATATCACCAACTCGGCAATGCCTGAGAAAATGAAATTCCAGTGGATCCGCGTGAAACGGACACATGTCCCCAAAGGATGGATCAAAGGCAATGCCAATGACATTGGCATGGATTATGACTatgccctgctggagctgaagAAGCCACATAAGAGAAAGTTTATGAAGATAGGTGTGAGCCCACCAGCAAGACACTTACCTGGAGGGAGGATTCACTTCTCTGGCTACGACAATGACCGTCCAGGAAACCTGGTTTACCGTTTCTGCGATGTCAAAGACGAAACGTACGACCTGCTGTACCAGCAGTGCGATGCCCAGCCGGGTGCCAGTGGATCTGGGGTGTATGTGAGGATGTGGAAGAGGCAGAATCACAAATGGGAGCGTAAAATTATTGGTATATTTTCAGGCCATCAGTGGGTGGACATGAATGGCACCCCGCAGGATTTCAATGTAGCTGTTCGCATCACACCGCTCAAATACGCACAGATCTGTTACTGGATCAAAGGCAACTACCTTGATTGCAGGGAAGGATAA